One Nicotiana tomentosiformis chromosome 4, ASM39032v3, whole genome shotgun sequence genomic window carries:
- the LOC104114407 gene encoding WAT1-related protein At4g08300 → MADQMFSGAFGSFLNKVKPYLAMVSLQFGYAGMYIVTMMCFKRGMSHWILVVYRHAFATVAVAPFAIVLERKIRPKMTLRVFIKILALGFLEPVIDQNLYYVGLKSTTATYASAFVNLLPAVTFILAVIFRIEKVNLKKKSSMAKVIGTAITVVGAMVMTLYKGPMFNLVPHSRGGSHPAAAAATPENWVAGTIELISCIVGWSGFFIVQSMTLKEYPAELSLAAWVCVMGIVEGGIVALIMERDWNAWKIGFDARLLAAAYSGIVCSGIAYYVQSIVNKVKGPVFVTAFSPLSMVITSVLAAIILAESVHLGSCIGAIIIVMGLYSVVWGKSKEGKGNETGKDQELPVVDIKERSTIVDDISDDVTTVKSKVPAEKKASILQEL, encoded by the exons ATGGCAGACCAAATGTTTAGTGGGGCATTTGGCTCATTCCTCAACAAAGTGAAGCCTTACTTGGCTATGGTTTCCTTGCAGTTTGGTTACGCAGGGATGTATATTGTTACAATGATGTGCTTCAAAAGGGGAATGAGTCACTGGATTCTTGTTGTCTATCGCCATGCATTTGCCACCGTTGCTGTTGCACCCTTTGCCATTGTTCTTGAAAG GAAAATAAGGCCAAAGATGACACTCAGGGTCTTTATTAAAATATTGGCTCTTGGTTTTCTAGA GCCAGTTATTGATCAGAACTTGTACTATGTGGGACTGAAGAGCACAACTGCAACCTATGCATCAGCCTTTGTCAATCTTCTCCCTGCCGTCACCTTTATTCTTGCGGTTATTTTCAG AATTGAGAAAGTAAACCTGAAGAAGAAATCAAGTATGGCAAAGGTGATAGGAACAGCAATAACAGTGGTGGGAGCAATGGTGATGACACTTTACAAAGGTCCAATGTTCAACCTGGTCCCACACTCTCGCGGCGGCAGCCACCCTGCAGCCGCCGCGGCCACCCCCGAGAACTGGGTCGCCGGGACCATTGAGCTCATCTCTTGCATTGTTGGTTGGTCCGGTTTCTTTATTGTTCAA TCGATGACATTGAAGGAGTACCCAGCAGAGCTATCTCTGGCAGCATGGGTATGTGTGATGGGCATAGTGGAAGGTGGAATTGTTGCTCTTATAATGGAACGTGATTGGAATGCATGGAAAATTGGCTTCGACGCTAGGCTCCTTGCTGCTGCTTATTCT GGAATTGTTTGCTCGGGAATTGCATATTACGTGCAAAGTATAGTTAATAAAGTTAAAGGCCCAGTGTTCGTGACAGCCTTTAGCCCGTTGAGTATGGTCATTACTTCTGTTCTTGCTGCTATTATCTTGGCTGAGTCAGTCCACCTTGGAAG TTGCATTGGAGCAATTATTATAGTCATGGGACTTTACTCTGTGGTGTGGGGAAAGAGTAAGGAGGGGAAAGGAAATGAGACAGGAAAAGACCAAGAATTACCAGTTGTGGACATCAAAGAAAGGTCAACCATAGTTGACGATATTAGTGATGATGTTACGACTGTGAAATCAAAGGTTCCAGCCGAGAAGAAGGCTTCAATCTTGCAAGAGCTCTAG